From Diospyros lotus cultivar Yz01 chromosome 4, ASM1463336v1, whole genome shotgun sequence, a single genomic window includes:
- the LOC127800443 gene encoding probable 3-ketoacyl-CoA synthase 21 — protein MCLGIHSLNAQPSLSSLNRTNTTCNSNLSMCTTHETPTITNFNSISRKHKQQLCLFFFFFFMASIPEFISALTELLFSMAYCHLTVLVLAGCLLLYLVYRRKAAIYLLDFTCYRPPNSHRLPMSMFAEHIVHDNFDPDAIAFQVKILERSGFSEETCIPPSLQELPIRKSFLFNKEEAETVMFSVVGGLLEKAKISPRDIDILITNSSMFSPTPSLSAMIINKFRMRSNTFSFNLSGMGCSAGIVSVSLANDLLRIHQNTLALIVSSEILNQNWYTGKDHSMLLTNCLFRMGAAAILLSSRQQDRRMAKYTLQHLVRTNKAQEDQSYDCIFQDLDMENKVGVSISKSIVNVAGEALKTNLASLGPLVLPLTEQLQYGSSLIWQKAVGRKRIYTPDFRRAFDHFCIHAGGKTVIVAIKKALKLREQDVEASKMTLHRFGNTSSSSIWYALSYLEIKGRMKKDDRIWQIAFGSGFKCNSAVWKCLHNVKPDMANAWSDTIHSYPVDIPDILKI, from the coding sequence ATGTGCCTCGGTATTCATTCTCTCAATGCACAACCCTCCCTCTCCTCCCTCAATAGAACCAACACCACCTGCAACTCCAACCTTTCTATGTGCACAACCCATGAAACACCTACCATAACAAACTTTAATTCGATATCCCGCAAACACAAACAACAATTgtgcctcttcttcttcttcttcttcatggcCTCAATCCCTGAATTCATTTCAGCTCTCACCGAGCTCCTCTTCTCCATGGCATATTGCCATCTAACTGTACTAGTCCTTGCAGGCTGTCTTCTCCTCTATCTTGTGTACAGGAGGAAAGCTGCAATTTACTTGCTCGATTTCACTTGTTATCGGCCACCCAATTCGCATCGGCTACCAATGTCCATGTTTGCAGAGCACATCGTCCACGACAACTTTGACCCCGATGCCATAGCCTTCCAAGTCAAGATCCTAGAGAGATCAGGGTTCAGTGAGGAAACCTGCATTCCTCCATCTCTCCAAGAACTGCCCATCAGAAAATCCTTCTTGTTCAACAAAGAAGAGGCTGAAACAGTCATGTTCTCTGTGGTCGGAGGCCTGTTGGAGAAAGCAAAGATAAGCCCCAGAGATATAGATATACTGATCACTAACAGCAGTATGTTTTCTCCTACCCCATCTCTCAGTGCCATGATAATAAACAAGTTCAGAATGAGAAGCAATACATTTAGTTTCAACCTTTCTGGTATGGGGTGCAGTGCCGGGATAGTTTCAGTCAGTTTAGCTAACGACTTGCTGAGAATTCATCAAAACACTTTGGCCTTAATCGTCAGCAGTGAGATTCTGAATCAAAACTGGTACACTGGCAAGGACCACTCCATGCTGCTAACCAATTGTCTATTCAGGATGGGGGCTGCAGCGATATTACTGTCAAGCCGACAACAAGACAGGCGGATGGCTAAATACACGCTACAACACCTTGTTCGGACGAACAAGGCACAAGAAGATCAATCCTATGACTGCATTTTTCAAGATTTGGACATGGAAAACAAAGTTGGTGTATCCATATCAAAGAGCATCGTAAATGTGGCAGGGGAAGCACTGAAGACAAACCTTGCTTCATTAGGACCACTTGTTTTGCCGCTAACCGAGCAGCTTCAATATGGTTCATCACTAATCTGGCAGAAAGCAGTAGGGAGGAAAAGAATCTATACCCCGGATTTCAGAAGGGCGTTTGACCACTTCTGCATACATGCAGGAGGGAAAACTGTTATTGTCGCAATTAAGAAAGCCCTTAAGTTGAGAGAGCAGGATGTGGAGGCCTCCAAGATGACACTTCACAGGTTTGGAAACACCTCCTCTTCTTCGATTTGGTATGCACTTAGCTATTTGGAAATCAAAGGGAGGATGAAAAAGGATGACAGAATCTGGCAAATTGCCTTCGGAAGTGGATTCAAGTGCAATAGTGCAGTATGGAAGTGCCTCCACAATGTGAAGCCAGATATGGCTAATGCATGGAGTGATACAATTCACTCATATCCTGTCGATATACctgatattttgaagatttga